gggtgcatcagtcccTAGCGGCCgtccccggggtacctggcgaccccccgggtgtacttagccttacccgggtaaggcggctctgcccgggtggacccacggaccgacccactcgtgggaacattATGGAAGACgttaaacaaaacaaaaaacaaattggATGGGATGTTACTATGACGGAAACGGCTACGCACACGGATACGGATAGAGAGCAGGCGGTGCAGGTTAGCACCGAGGGTAACGCGAACTTGTTCGCCGCACCCCGCCCTCAGAGGGCAAAAAGGGGAGGCTCGCACTCCCGTGGAAGAAAGAGGTCCTCGGCATCGGGGATGGTATCTTCTGCCCGCACTGACAGCGGGGATGATTCTGATGAGTCGTACGGGTCCGCTACCTCGCTGGACAGATCGTCGAGGAGAGGAAGGCCGTCGACCGCCGTCAACTATGCTGGCCTCATGTCGGATGAGGAGAGGGTGCTGGACCGCTCCCTCCCTCCACCCGCCCCAAGTAAGAGCAGCATTCCCCTGCCGGAGCAGGAGCAGCTCGAGTTGGAGCTCCGCTACGAGCCTATGACGGCTCTGGCAGCGCAGACACTCGAGCTGACTGCGGATGTGGAGAGGGTTGCCTCCGTGTCCAAAGGGCTCAAAGGGACCTTTCAGAGGTCCCTCCGGCTGGCTGCCCGGCGTATAAGGGCCATCAACGTGGAGATGGCCAAGAGAACGGCGCCGGACAGCGGAGAGGAGGAGTTGGCACGATTGAGGCTTCTGCTCCGCCAGCGAGAGGAGCAGATCAGCAAACAGGGTGAGCAGCTGCTCACCCTAACCAACGAGCTGGCGGAGGTGCTGGGTCGCCTGCTGGCGGTTGAGACCCCCATCTTCGTTGCCCCCGCCCGCGCCGAAAAGGCGGCTAGACCGGCCTCCCCCCTGGCGGAGCAGGGAGGAATCAAGAAGAGGAGGCCGGAACAGGAGGTGGCTATGCCCGACCCAGTGGCTGGCCCCTCCTGGATGGAGGTGGCGTCGCCCGCCCCCATCCGTGCCAAGAGGGCTGCCCCTGCTCCATCCAAGGCTGTGCCCAGGATTTCCTGGGTGGAGGCGATCGACCTCGAGGGGGGGACATCAGGGTGTGCCTTGCTGCCCTCATGCAGCAGGTCTCCTCCCTCAGGGCAGAGTTTATGGGGGCTCTGCAGTCCAGAGGGGACAAGGAAGTCCCGCCCATTAAGAAGAAGGGGGAAGTGGCTGCGAGTGCTAAGGTCACCCACCGGTCCTGTACAACCAGCGGCAAAGGCCAGCAGGTGGGGAGAGGCCAGCCTCCCCAGGTGAAGAGGGAGTCCACCCTGGAGGCGAGGATGCGGGGCATCCAGGAGGAGACCCGCCTTGTCTCCCAGGGGGAAAGTTGGGCCACAGTGGTCGGCCGCAAGGCCAAGAGGGCCcaggagaagaaaaaggagggGCCACCACCGACACCCGGTGGCTCAGCGCTGCGAGGGACGCAGCAGAATGCCaggcccccccccccccccaagaAACCGGCTGCCTCAGTCCCCGCAAACGAAGAGGAAGGTAACCAGGCCGCCTAAAACAGCGGCCGTCACCTTGACTTTGGCCCCAGAGGCCAAGGCCACGTACGCCGAGGTGATGGCCACCGCCCGGGAAAGGGTCGATCTCCGGACCATTGGAATAACGGAGATTCGACACCGCCGGGCGGTCACTGGCGGCCTGGTACTCGAAATACCGGGCGAGGAGCACACCGAGAGGGCGGCTGCGCTAGCCGGTCGCCTTCAGAAGGTATTCGAGGGCACCGAGGTCCGGGTGTCTCGCCCCATGAAAATGGGCGAGATGAGGATTTCGGACCTCGATGACTCGGTGACCCCAGTGGAGGTTGCGGCAGCCTTGGCCGCTATGGGGGGTTGTGCCCCAGCCGACCTAAAGGTCGGGGAGATCAGAATCTCCCCGGCGCGGCTAGGCACTGTCTGGGCAAAATGCCCCCTGACGGAGCTTAAAAAAATAGCCGCCTCCGGGAGGATCCTGGTTGGCTGGTCGTCAGCCAGGGTCGAGGCGCTGCCGGCGCGGCCTTTGCAGTGTTTCCGCTGTCTCGAAAAAGGCCATGTGAGGCAGCGGTGCACGTGCGTGGTGGATCGGTCCGATCGCTGCTATGTTTGCGGCGAGTCGGACCATAAGGCCGCCACATGCAGCGCCTCCCCGCGGTGCCCCTTGTGCACCGACTTGGGGCGAAACGCGGGGCACCGGTTGCGGGCGAAGTCGTGCGCCCCCAAGTCCCGGAGGCCCAATAAGGAGAAGGGCGTCGTCCAGGGGGGACTAGCACCCCCCCAACAGGCGCAGCAGCAGCCAACTAAGGCTGCTGCGCCTAAGAAGAAGAGGGGTGGCAGGTCCGCCACCCCAAAAGGAGGTAAGGCCGTGGAGGCGGCCCCTCCCTCCAAAAAGCAATGAGGCCCAAAGGGCCCATAATACAGGGCAAcctgaaccactcggccagggcgcAAGATCTTCTTCTGCATcacctggccgagtggaaaaTAGCGCTGGCTGTGGCCGCGGAGCCATATCGAGTCCCGGAGAGACACGACTGGTTCGGGGATGACGGCGGCTCCGTGGCAGTGATTGGCACCGCCTTTGCCCCGCCCCCTACGCTAATAGAACGGTGGCGGGGGTTTGTGGCGGTGCTCTGGTGCGAAACCGCGGTGGTGGGCGTCTACTGCCCGCCCAGTTGGTCCCTCGCGGCGTTCGAAGAGTGTTTAGGTCGGGTGGGAGATGTAGTCTCCCGTTGCTACCCCCGACCGGCACtcgtcctcggggatttcaactcccaTGCCCAATcgtgggggtccccgaggactgaCGCGAGGGGTGAGGCGGTACTCGAGTGGGCGACGGAATTCGAGCTCCGGCTGCTGAACCGGGGCTCGGTCAGCACCTGCGTGCGCGCTCGGGGGAGTCGATAGTTGACCTATCGTTCGCGACTCCCTCGGCTGTACGCATGGTGCAGAGTTGGAGGGTGGTGGAGGAGGCGGAGACGCTTAGCGATCATCGCTACATCCGCCTCGGATTCTCCACCCCCGAACGTCGCCCGCCGAGCGGCCCACCGCCGCTgagatgggcgctgaagaggcttGACAGGGACgcgctgatggccgcagccctcgCTGTGACCTGGCCGGAGCAACCGGTCGGTCCAGTCGCGGATTTAGGGGAGAAGGTAAAATGGTTCCGGGGCACGATGAAGGCGATCTGTGACgtcgccatgccccgggccaaatGCCTCCCCAGACGGGCCGtctactggtggtcgggcgaaaTTGCCGACATTCGGCAGAACTGCAACGTCGCCCgacgccagtggcaaagggcccgtcgGAGAAGGAACCGCGACCCAGCGGGGGAGGAAGAGCTGTACGGGTGCTACCGTGTATTAGTGGTAGCTCTGCAGCTGGCCATCAGGGAGGCCAAGTCCCGGGCATGGCAGGAGCTCCTCGGCTCTCTGGATGCCGatccgtgggggcgcccttataTGTGGGCAATGGGCAAACtaaggccctgggcgccccccgTGACGGAGAGCCTAGACCCCCAGTTCTTGGGCCAGGTGGTGGACACGTTGTTTCCTCGTGACGACGGTAGCCACCCCTGGCCCGCGCCGGTCCAAGTGGAATGGACCGACGAcatgggggtcacagaggggGAGCTAGCCAAGGCCGTTAGGCGCATGGGGGCTCGGAACAccgctccgggccccgacggtGTCCCCGGCCGGCCTGGGTATTGGCCCTGCGCGTCCTTGGACCgcgattgagacgcctcttcagcgcctgtcTTAAGGAGGGTGTATTTCCCTCCGCATGGAAGGTTGGACGGCTGGTCCTGCTAAGAAAGGAAGGACGGCCCGCGGAGAGTCCCTCCGCGTACCGGCCCATAGTTTTGCTCGACGAGATCGGGAAGCTTTTAGAAAGCGTTATAGCTGACCGCCTCGCCGAGCACCTATCCCGGGTAGGCCCTGATCTGGCCGGGTCTCAGTACGGTTTTAGACGGGGGCGCAGCACCATCGATGCGATCGACTCGCTGCGCTCCCaatgcgactcggccacgtcccggggtggggtggcgttaggcgtttcACTCGACATAGTGAACGCCtttaacaccctgccccatggggtGATAATGGGGGCACTCGCTGAACATGAAGTGCCCCCAGTACTGAGAAGGCTGATCGGGGACTACCTACGGGATAGATTCATCGAGTATGTGGGCCGGGACGGACATGTCTATCGGAGGAACGTCGATGAGGGTGTACCCCAGGGGTCCCGTTTGGGGCCCCCATTGTGGAATGTGGGGTACAACCCAGCTTTGCGGGTCGTGGTCCCGGACGGTGTAAGCATTACGTGTTTTGCAGACGACACACACATGTTTGCCACCGACCGGGACTGGGGCAGGACCAGTCGTCTAGCGGAGGTTGGCGTGGCTGCCGTCGCAGCGGCGATCCGGAGGCTGGGGCTACAGATAGCGccccacaagaccgaggcgatgtggttttactcgcctcggcgtggggttgcaccGCCGCCCCAGTTTTGGATCCGGGTAGGTGACACCAGGGTCCAGGTGGGTGAAGTGTTCAAGTATcttggcctccacctggacag
The genomic region above belongs to Osmia bicornis bicornis unplaced genomic scaffold, iOsmBic2.1, whole genome shotgun sequence and contains:
- the LOC123989237 gene encoding uncharacterized protein LOC123989237, producing the protein MVQSWRVVEEAETLSDHRYIRLGFSTPERRPPSGPPPLRWALKRLDRDALMAAALAVTWPEQPVGPVADLGEKVKWFRGTMKAICDVAMPRAKCLPRRAVYWWSGEIADIRQNCNVARRQWQRARRRRNRDPAGEEELYGCYRVLVVALQLAIREAKSRAWQELLGSLDADPWGRPYMWAMGKLRPWAPPVTESLDPQFLGQVVDTLFPRDDGSHPWPAPVQVEWTDDMGVTEGELAKAVRRMGARNTAPGPDGVPGRPGYWPCASLDRD